The stretch of DNA TGGAGTCGTTTTTTATTTTTTCTTCACCAAGCGCGACGCCTTCCTCTGCCTCTTCGAGGCTTAGTAGCACTTCGGCGTTTTCATTTGTACTTTCCGTGGTAGAAGGGGGGGCTGGTTTGTTATCATTGGTTAGTGAATCAGCGGCTGTAGGCGTGTCTTTTGAGTCAATGGTTTTGGTGGATTGGGATTGTTCATTTTTGTTGCTTATTTGTCCTTGGGAAGGGTTGTTGTCGTTTTGGTTGGCGCTACTGTCTTTTTGTTGAAGGAATAGGAGAACTTTCGCCAGTTCTTCCTGATTTTGTTGCTGAAAGAGAGCCCGAAAGGCTGTTTTATGGTGTGTTTTTTTAATCCAAATGGTTTCGCAAAGGAATTGCAGGTAATCCAGGCCGCCTTTCTCCATCCCTTTTTCCACTGCTTCCAGGAGCGCATGGTATTCCTCAATACCAAGCGGCAGTTTGAGTTCCTCCCGGACCGATAGAAACAGATCATATAGGAATGGTGTCGGCATATTTGCTTTTATCTATTTATAAAAACTACTTTCCGCTTTTTCCGTGTATTTTCAAATCGTTCAATGTTTTCAAAAGGGTTTGGTAATGTGTCAGTTCCTGCCCTTCTATGGTTTGTTGGGTTCCCTTTTCGTTGAAGTGGTGAATGACTTTTACCCAATCGATGAGTTCACTGGTGGAGACTTCTTTTTCGGTATTGGGGTCTTCCTTCATCGCTTCGCGCAAATCGTAGAAGCGCTTGAGGGCACTTTGCATCAGGGTATGGTCGAGGGTAGGGAAATTGGCCGCTACTATTTTGGACATAATGGCCTTGTCTGGGAATTCAATGTAAAAAAACAAACAGCGCCGCAAAAAGGCAGCGGGTAATTCTTTTTCTTCATTGCTGGTGATGAAGATAATGGGTTTTTCCAAGGTTTTGTTTTCCCGATCAGGGTGGCCTTTTTCCAATTCCTCAACAGAAAAGCGCAGTTGGTCAAGCTCCAATAACAAGTCATTAGGGAAATCTATATCCGCTTTATCGATCTCATCGATTAGCAGAATAGAAGGGCGACCTGGTTTGGAGGCGCGGAAAGCCTCTCCGAGCGGGCCCCATTTCAGGAATTTAGTGAGGTCTTCCTGGTCGGGTTTTTCGCCTTTTTCTTTGGCTAAATGCACCTCGCGAAGGCGCGCCAGGTGGTCAAAGGTATACAAGCCATCTCGTGCTTTGGTGCTGGATTTTACATTCCACTCAAAGTAATAGTCTTTGTAATCATTGCCGTAGAGTTCGAAGGCAACGGCTTCGGCTAGTTTGGTCTTTCCACAGCCCGGTTTCCCCATGAGTAAAAGCGGTCGACGGAGCAGGAAGGTTAGCGCGACGGATTTCACTAGCTCTTGACTAGGGAAGTAAGGGCGTAGTCGTGCAATTTCCTTCTTTTGTTCATCCAGGATAGGTGCAAAATCTTCCAGGGCTTTACCTGTATAATCTAATTTGATGCTTTTCTCACTCATAATTTTAAGCTTTCTATAATCTCATCTTTGTAAGCGCTGAGCTCAAGTAGGTCTGTCATTTTTTCAATGGCTTGCCGAATGTACACCCCATTTATTTCTTCCTGCGGCACAATATGTGTGGTGCAACCGCACAATTTATCATAAAGTGCTCTAAATTTTCTGCCTTCCATGGTAAATAATAAATCTACCCATTTATTGACCTCCCCTTCGGTCAATGGACTGATCAAGGGTAATAATTGCAACACTTTGGTGTGCTGGTCAGCTGCTGTTGCTGCTTTGAAATCGTCGAGGGAATAGGTGAAGGTTAAACTTTTATCTAAAATGAAGATAAAAAGGGAATGGGGGGGCTTTTTGGTGCTTGCTTTCTCCAATTGGGTGTTCAGTTGAAACCAAAAAGTCCGGATGCAAGTCAACACGGCTTCTTTATCACATTGGCCAAAATTATCAAATCGCAATACAATAGGTTCGATGGTCAATCGATTATAAATATGCATAGCGATTTCTTCGGGTTTATTGTATGGAACGTCTTTGAGCAACAAGGCCGTTTTTAATTCCCGCCACAAGCCTTCGGGTTTGAGATTGGTCATATCGAGCGGAATGGGTTCGGGTTCCGTCTCCATGATGATATCATATTCTTTTCGTAAAATATTTATAAGAAGGTGATGCCCACAATGGGCCGTTCCCCGGAGGAAAAGGATATTTAAAGGATTAAAATGTTGCCCAAATTGTTTGTAATTTTTATAAACCTCCTCCCTTTGATCACGGTAATTAAGCGCATAAACACTCTCCGTGAATAATTTAATCAAATCTGTTTTATCCTCATTTGACAGTAGCCCCTGAATGATGGGGAGGATGGTTTTGACGATTTCGGTGTAAGCGGCTGCACGTTGCTCCTCTGGTATTTGAATGATCGTTTTGTCATGAGATGGTAGCACTTGAATGTCTTGGTACTCCGTACTGGAATCAAGATGAGGCTCCAGCAAGATCGGAATCATTCTGATTTGCTTAGGGTGGGCTTTTGCCAATTCATGGATTTCATAGCAGTCATCACTGGCCCAGTAATTCGGGCTA from Saprospiraceae bacterium encodes:
- a CDS encoding MoxR family ATPase, which encodes MSEKSIKLDYTGKALEDFAPILDEQKKEIARLRPYFPSQELVKSVALTFLLRRPLLLMGKPGCGKTKLAEAVAFELYGNDYKDYYFEWNVKSSTKARDGLYTFDHLARLREVHLAKEKGEKPDQEDLTKFLKWGPLGEAFRASKPGRPSILLIDEIDKADIDFPNDLLLELDQLRFSVEELEKGHPDRENKTLEKPIIFITSNEEKELPAAFLRRCLFFYIEFPDKAIMSKIVAANFPTLDHTLMQSALKRFYDLREAMKEDPNTEKEVSTSELIDWVKVIHHFNEKGTQQTIEGQELTHYQTLLKTLNDLKIHGKSGK